aaattaggatacatgttcaatatttcaccctcgaagtaatggcttccttaatttaagatgaagaacagggacaaactagtatgcaagcatcagaaaaagttcttcatcacaaacaaggaacaacagtagcagaaaattcacaaatcaacacggcataaaacagtgaaacaaagaaaagaaaaactcaccggaaaaaacagcaagtagaagaaacaaacaggggaaGCGGGCGTGGTTAATGCTAAGATAGAGAGaagttaagatcacaggtgcaatgaagactgacagaatttaagatcacaggtgcaatgaagactgacaaagaatttaaggtcacaggttcaatgaaggcaggcaggaaatttaaaggaagaatgaactgagagagtgtttaggaagaatgaaattaaattttctctctatccttaaaatacccgaaagaaaagaggaaattaagggagaaataggaaaacgtgcccgttacataagcagttaatgcacgaataaaagacgtgcccaagtatctaggagaagttattaggagtgagaagaatatgcgacgatagtttttcttcaaggcacccattagccatttaagcccgaagaaaaggggcaaattgtgtacacatatatctcactatcggacacgtgtatacagaaaggtacgtggaaagcatgcaagccaaaacatgatgcgtcacgaagcaccaaataaaccccgaggagttgctttatctcatccccagaagaggggctaagatcaacggtggagagaaagttagctgacacggactgacaggggcagaagacacttgtctgacacgagcagacccctcaactacccacattaaacactctgagcagtgtacgtgtcgaccaacctgtggaacgaacgaagatgcctctgcgggatcgagggggaaacgcagacctccgcgtgatggacgcaaggacacgagaagataaggttccaacggtcttcagagatgggtcccacgttccaaccttatatatacccaatctccacaaagaggaaaggggatcgaaaacatcaggaagggaaggagagagagagagagagaatagtaagggtaagttaatcccttagtggagagaaacatgtaaacccaaagtcattcaactattcgtgtaaccgtgaataatatagtagaacaacaaaccccgtggatgtaggccttagtgctgaaccacgtaaaccttggtcttatttacatttcagcactttacattcatttagctccgcacgagTTTGCTTATATATTTTGTTTTCCTTAAATACTTGTATCCCATGCATGATCACCACGCACGGGGACGTtagaggaggccatgataaacccgaaggttttgagccaatgaatcaacatcagggtatcttcatcataatctctttagatgttaatgattgattgtgagcattcggacccccacgtagttcgtgtgtccacaactGGCATGGTAGTATCTTCATAGTTCATACATTAGGACTGTATATAGGCCCATAAGTTGGACTTGTTGTTGGGATGTCAAGTTGGGTAGTTGAGTCGGTCCAACCTCAAATATATATAAGTTTCGCTTGCAGTTGCAGAGAAGGCAATGGCCAAATGGGATGCGAACGCTCCATAATGCTTGAAGCCTCTAATGGGGAAGATAAGACAAAGATGTTTTGCCCAATAATAGATTTTGTGTTGATATATCATTTTTCCAtgccttttctttttctcttctcctAGAGGTTTGGTCCCCTCTAGTTCTGTTTCCTTCTTGATCTTTGATCAATACAGTTTGTATTAGAAAAACTAAACGTTTTCCTGGATGATATTGGTCGGTGTGGTCAATAACTATAACCCTTGTGGCTAAGTAATGCATTCCTTGTGAAGTTATTCCATCGTTCCTTGAGCAATCTGGCTGAAATTGTTTATCGTCTTCCTTTTTGTTTCTTTCCCTTGTGCCCTCTCCAATTTGAGTCGTTGGAAATGGAATACAGATAATCTTGCACTATCtcagtttatttattcttgatcAATCGCATTAACCAAATAATACTCAGAATATATGCACATGCACCACACTAACAATTCCTGCATGTGTTCGGTGTGGTGTGTTTTTCTATAAATATAGAACCAATACAGAGAGAGTGGCATATCTCAGGGAAAACTTAGTAAATCGTTGAAAGCATTTGTGTTTTGCTTCCACAATGGGGAAATTTTTGAACATTAACATTAGTGTTTTCTGTTTGATTTCAATCTTGGTAGTGATGTTATCAGTTGGAAACACACAGGGAAGGAACATTGGCGCGCCTGTAGGTTCGATTGCTGCTTCTGGTCCTGGAATATCAGGAAGCATGGGCGCGCCTTTAAGTTCAGCTGCTGTTTCTAGTCCTGCTTCTAGTGTTACTGGTCCTGCTGCAAGTTTgggtgctgcagctgctgtttctCAGGTTGCTGGTCCTGCTGCAAGTTTGGGTATTGAGGGTCTTTTGCGCTCAGGGTGCTGGCTCTGGGGCAGGTGCAGCATCTAGCTCAGctaagcctgattgatatgattaGTGAGAAATAATTTGTGGATTAAGATCTCAAAGTGTGGTTTTTAATTGTTTTCTAGAAGGTTGCATAAAATTGTTTAAATTCCTCGTTGAGCGAATAATCCATGTATTGAGACATTAacttttttatcaataaaaataaaattgtgtGTAAATTGCAATCCGTAAATCTAGATTAAGTTAAGAACAACATTTCGTAAAAAATTAAAATGTGATCGGGACCACCATAATTGAGGAGTACAGAAAGTATCAGTACACTTGGTTACATCTGATCATATGACTTTAACCTTTTTAACTAACTTAACTTGAAAAATGAGAGAACGAAAGTGAAGTTCAAAGAACACCTGAGAACCAGAGAAATCCTATCTCCAAATAAAATCTTACACCAAACCCTGACCATGAATCTCAATTCCATTTCTAAATATTCTCTTCTCTTGATTTTCATTGCAGAAGCGGAAGCAGAGCTTCTCATTCAAAATTTTCATGGCAATTCAAGcaaacttttcttttcttccttctcaaTCGTCCCTCCATTCTCATAGTTTTCAGTCAGTTATCCCCAAACTCAAATTTACTGATGGTGAtattgagagaaagaaaaagttTCGACTTTTAACCAAATCAAGTGGTGAACAAGGGGAGGTAAATTTTATACATTTATATACTTTCAAGAGTTAAAAATTGATTTGATAGTTTGATGTTGCAGGACTATTTGATCGATGCTCCTGTTTCAGTTGGTGATGGGTTTTCTTTTAGTGGAGGTAATTCTTTGATTTTGCATTATTGTATTTGGGCAAAAGGAGGATTAATGTGGCAACTGTCGAGTCTTTATTGGATTACACCCATAATTTTGAGTAAATTAATGCTAAGTCTCCATTGGATTACAGGAAAATTTGGGGACGGCTCGTCTCGATCCGATGAATGGTTTAAACGAGGAAAATATGTGAGTGATTTTTCTCTTTCTCGggtcttttgttttctttgagtGTGATTCATTGTATTACTTGAAAGCAGAATCGCAAAGAGTAGAATTTGAGGATTGCCGGTAAAAGAAATTGAAAGAGAAGGAGACGTAATGGTATTTTTTGGATTAATATTGTAGGTAAAGGCTCATCCTGTTTATGGCACCGGTGAGAAAGCAAAGGATCCCATATTTGGACTTACTATGGCAGGAAGTTCTCAATCATCGACTGATGTTTTCAGGTGAATTCTAAAGTTTATAGATTGGGAGTTCATATAGGTAGATAGGAAGCTTATAAATAAGTGTATGTGGTATACAAAGTTTAAGGATGGATAATTTGCAGGGTTTACCAATTGAAACATGCTCTATATATCCGTGCTTTTGTGCAATAGATGGTTTTGCGTTGAAAGTGGAAATGCTTCTAAGCCTTCAATTGTTTTAATTCATGGGTTTCCTTCACAGGTGAGGACCATTCATAATTTGGTGTTATTCTCTTTTGTTTAGGAGCACTTGTTGCCATATTCTTTAGTATGCCCACGGATAGTACTCAAATCCTATCATTTGTTTCTTTGGTCTTGATATCCATACTACCTCCGCTTTCGGGAAAAGAGTTACTATTATGAATAAGTGATAGTGAATCATTTCGAGGAACGGGGGGGAGTACATGTTTTTTGGATTTGTCATTTGAACGGATTCATGTGGGTGTTTACCTCTCAATATGGAGTTTCTCAGGTCTGTTGGGTGAAATGAAAGTATAACCTTATTTCAAACGGCACGTGTAACAGGCATATTCTTATCGCAAAGTGCTCGATGTCCTCTCCAAAGACTATCACGTCATTGCTTTTGATTGGCTAGGTATGCTCATTCTATCGCTTATGCTCTTACAACATACTTGTCTTTAGTTATAGTATCCATTTAACTATCTCTGAACTCTTCACGCAACTCAGCTTCTTGCTAATTGGTAGAACTTCCGCTCTTCATTCAGGTTTTGGGTTTTCGGATAAGCCTCAACCCAAATATGGTTTTGATTACACTTTGGATGGTAATTTACTTACTATCTCAATATGGAAGGAAATTTGTGGATTAGTTTTACAATCCGCATTCTTATGTATTTGAAGCTATTCATTGATATGAAACGTTTGAATGATTGACAGAATATGTGTCATCCTTGGAGTCACTTATTAACGAGCTCGGCTTAGACAAACTTTCCATCATTGTTCAGGTACATCCATCATATACCTTGTTCAAAGACATCTAGTTTGTCATGCATATACTCAAATGATAAGTGTGATACACTGAAACAAATTTCTGTTTTCAATTGTTCAACGTATGCAGGGTTACTTTGCTCCAGTGGTTGTCAAGTATGCTAGCAAGCATCAAGAAAAGCTGAAGGATCTTATTCTTGTTAATCCTCCGGTAAGGTTATTCAGAAGATCACGACAATGTTATGTACTTCGAAAAATAGTCACGTAAGTGTTCTTGAGGTGTTAATCCGTACTGACATTTTACCTTTCTTTTTGTTATTTATGTTGAAGCTCACAAATGAGCATGTAAAACTCCCATCAACACTTTCTGTATTCAGCAACTTTTTGTTGGGCGAAATTTTCTCACAGGTTAGAATAATTTATTCCAATATTAGTTGATTGTTTGTCATGTTTTGGATAAATGTTTATCAGGTTATGATTTTACATTTGTAACCGCAAATTTTCAGGATCCGCTAAGGGCAAGTGATAAAACCTTGACGAGCTGCGGGCCTTACAAAATGAAAGAGGAAGATATGATGGTTTACCGAAGACCTTATCTTACTTCTGGTTCTTCAGGTTTTGCGTTAAACGCGTTAAGCAGGACCATGAAAAAGGATCTTAAGGTAACCAAATTTCTGACTAGTTGAGCTAATATTATTCGTTTGCCTTTCAATGAGAATTAGTTAGCCCACTTTGTGTTTTCTGGTGTTAACTGAACCTCATTCATTTTTGTTTCACTTTTTATTATGTGCGTATAATTATAATTTATAGCATCCTAACATGTTGTATAGCTgtgagtttttgaaaaacgttTTTCAGTTGTGTTGTGCTATGCTTCGATGTGTTATGATATTAAACTAATAAAGTAGTTAAATGTTTGGTACGCTAATATACCAAACATATTCTTTTTCAAAACAAGCATAGGTTAAATGTTTGGTACACTAATATACCAAACATATTCTTTTTCAAAACAAgtctgttataggggcggcatggctTATTAGAGGAGTGGCATGATAATAGgataaaaagggtcattacatgataattcaagtgtcctttatccaaaaaaaaaactggaaatgacaaattaacccttacatagtttagtgttaatgattaagtttcaattcagttaactctaaatcaaaacaaaatcatattttagagtttaaaaaaagaaccatttttttaacattttcagagttaattacggttggaattttgctcgtaaccaaccgtaaatcttagttacggttcgtaaaagatgaactaccaaccataaccggttaaatttgaagaaaacccaatcgtaaaaccagttacggttggtaactaaatgctcgatacgaaagttacggttggtaaccaaatgctcgatacgaaCCATAACTTAGTTACGGTTcataaactaaaatggttaccaaccgtaattaaaGAATATTCttagatataagaacatacggttggtagttgaactattaccaaccgtaacaacatcaaaatctcaagttacggttcgtaatagagttaaaatcaactgtaactcacataaacccagaaacttcaatttcagttttcatctaaaaccctaatttttgatagaaattgaaCTTAAGTCGAACAAAATAAACTGAAACCTAATTGGGTTTTTCAAAACATACTTCATATAaatcattacactacacttgattaattttcgaatcgtcgattaatcgaagacgatgaaattttgagttttcatGGAGGTTAcagttgatgggaggaggagaagaaaagaagaaagaaaacaagttttcaatttagttttgatttaggttaaaaaaatggggagggtaatctagtcaatttacatcccctaaccaactaaaggaacattactatcacactgtcgcccctctaataaaacatGTCGCCCCTATAACATGATTGTTTCAAAAAGTTATTATAAGTTTATTACAAAGTGCTTttggtgcaaaaaaaaaaagaaatcctaaacgtGACTTATGTTGCATGTCAATGTTGTCTTAAATGACATGAAAGACATGAATTTCAAGCATTTTAACTTTTATTCTGTAACTTGAAAGAATCTAAAGAAAAACTTATGCAGGGCTATGTCGAGGAAATGAGGAAAACATTATCTACCAACAGTTGGAAAGTCCGCACGACGGTATGTTGGGGTCAAAGAGACCGTTGGTTGAATTATGATGGGGTTAAAGAGTACTGCAAGGGTGCTAAGCACGAACTTGTAGAGCTTCCTTCTGTAAGTACTTTCCATTTGTAGCAAATTAACCATAAAGTAAAATGTATTGTTTCACTGATATTTGAAGAATTCGTTCCACCTCATTATGGAAATACCTCAAATCTATATTAGTCTGACGTGCTGCAACTTCCAACTCCAGTAAGTTCAACCAGTATCAAAGTTCGTCCTTAGCAAGCCAATATATGtatatttatctattcatattCGTAGAGTCGATCAGAATTTATTTTGTTGTGAAGGAATCAACAAAAATCTAACTTATGCAATTCTATGGGTTTGCAGGCAGGACATCATGCACAAGAGGACTGCGGAGAGGAGCTCGGAGGGATAATTGCACAACTTATTAGGAAAAGGGGGCTTAACATTTCTACATAATCTTTAGAGAAATCTTACATATGTTCGAGAATGTATCATCATGTTGATATTTTGAGTTTTAGATCATGGTTGATAATAGATTTGTAAGTAATAATATTTGGCTCTCCATATAATACATAATAAACTCGATATTTCTTCCGAAGTATATAGGGTTGTGCCTATAACTGGATGCCTAATGGTGTATTATACAAGATATCATAAGTAGTGATAATATTAGAAGTGGAATTAATAAATACCCATCATTTTGAGGATTCTTCACAAATAACTCTTAAGGGTATTAGTTTTTTTGCCACATCTAATATTATATCAAGTCAATTCAACTTCTCAAGGAGGTTGAGTTGACGTTTTCATGCATCAAGATAATTCAGTTTCATTATCCAAAGGGTACCAGTTAATTTTGGTTATCCAGTAATAATATATCTCTTGAGGGTATACTTAcagcaaaaaagaagaagaaaatggggtTTTGAAAAGTACTTCTGGTTTAAAACGAGTATGATCCTGAAAAATcggggtataaaaaccacacccaatacttcgtttgaaaatctatatggactaactccaatattattccgagagcaccatcttataaagcgagctcaaccaagaaagatattaaagagttatatcccTTTTTCCCAAATCAATcggtaaatcaaacagatagaaatttatGAGCTTGATTGATGTaagaaatacttggacggtaccaaagaccaatgcccaagtgtcaatcaatttatatccaacaaacaaaggtcggatttaccaattgattgaactatgcacaccctgtgatatttcaactatataaaaaaatataataccgaaaagaaataacacagataccagaaattttgttaacgaggaaaccgcaaacgcaaaaaaaaaaaacaccgggacctagtccatatttgaacaccgcactgtattaaggcgctacagacactagcatgctataagttaacttcggactggaatgtagttgatacctaaccaagtctcataccgattaaggtacagtcgcgttccttacgcctttagaaccacgccggattttgcgcacttgattcccttagatgatttcacccacaactaagagttgctatgacacaaagtctaagacttataaacaaatctgtctcccacagataagtctattctgatagataaatttgtctcccacagaagtacctatgaagttttgtttcgtcttacgataaatcaaagtgaacatgaaccaattaataatccgacattatactcccgaagagcatcctaaaaatatcaatcacctcagaataacttaactatatggtagtagaagaagttactgtGGAACCATAAAGTTTGAACtttgtaatttctttttatatcttacctatcggagataaatctcgagcaaatcttagagaagatattactcaatacgatagaacaagtaagaccaaatacgcaactacagagaaaatagttggatttgtctttacgaatcccaaatgaagtcttcaagtcgttaaccttatatggtttttggaaaaacctaggttaaaggtaatcgactctagtcgcaactaggacacaggaaagtgtcgggattaggttttctagttgctagagttctcccttatatagtctttcaaaccagggtttgctttcaatcaaagctaagataatttagcaacaaagcattcaatattcaccgttagatgaaaccatgatctaagattcaagctaagtctgcttagaaataaagcaattaatctccaccattagatggtcttagcttgttatacacaaatcaaatataccttcatttaaatatgggataccgtacctaaacgtgtatattgagttggctcaataacagttaaccaaagttatccatgtatgaacacttttttcttaaccacattcatctaacacttctagatcaaatatgatgatcaatcaaacatgaaagataatcaaacgaATCTATTTGtgttttcaaatagagttgttcaattgttcattatctcatggaaatatatatgaaccaactgaaacaaaatcggattgattcgtattCGTAAAAAGTACttgtacaagaatcaattcatgaacattagccacggtttgcaaagattgcattccttaattcaaaaacattttagttcatgagtatgaaaaacatacttagccgattttagaacttaaccaatgTGTTCGGAAACCAGGTACGCGAATAACAGCTCCAAACCTTGgccttgtccagccgttcgcatactaggcaCGCGACTAGCAGTcacggacccaactcaggtagaaccgttcacatactaggtacgcgaacaaggttcccggaccttaaCAGTTAAATCCGGTCGGATACTGGGTACGCAAACACGGTTCTCGGACCTGAATCACTAtaaaacagttcgcatactaggtatgcatatcgtgttgtatccatacatggttaaatgttctaaactccaatttcaatcCATTGAAATATCCTTataagacgacaataactgtctcacacaaactattagattcaagtaattttcaagtgattgaatgatcaatacgaaactttccaagtcgacatcaaatgattgtctcacacaaatcatgtaagatgtttcaatacaatttccacatgatcatcttttgacttaatatttaatttccaacaaataaattgtttccaactaaacttgtcaagaataatgatgaacatacttAAAGTAGAAagctttcaacacatatttcgagaaaaagataagagagataagctcagctcgaaatatcaaatgtgtgtaatgtaaaagtctatatagctatacgacttaatatcattaggagatagaatagaataggcttttgagtgatagatacatTTTAgtgtcaaatccttcaccaataccattgAAGATGTTCCCAAGTTTATATTTCTCAAAACacaccaaatcttctttatgaccattTTTCTTAACTAATTTCTTCTCTAAAATGAATCCACTAGAAGAAATTCTTTCAAAGGTCTTACCACTAGAATTATTGATGAATACAATTCTAATAGAGTCTTGGTCACTTGGTATGTTCAtagaagaaccaatatttttagacATCCTTCTTGAATTCTCACCAACACAATTGAATTTTCCCATGAAAAACTAAACATTGAGAGAGGTAAGAGAAGAGAGTCTTACTTGATGAGCTCCTTTGTGAATGATGACGAATGTTGCCCTTTTTTGACCTCCAATTTTGGTCTTTAATGG
This genomic stretch from Papaver somniferum cultivar HN1 chromosome 5, ASM357369v1, whole genome shotgun sequence harbors:
- the LOC113284002 gene encoding uncharacterized protein LOC113284002, which produces MAIQANFSFLPSQSSLHSHSFQSVIPKLKFTDGDIERKKKFRLLTKSSGEQGEDYLIDAPVSVGDGFSFSGGKFGDGSSRSDEWFKRGKYVKAHPVYGTGEKAKDPIFGLTMAGSSQSSTDVFRWFCVESGNASKPSIVLIHGFPSQAYSYRKVLDVLSKDYHVIAFDWLGFGFSDKPQPKYGFDYTLDEYVSSLESLINELGLDKLSIIVQGYFAPVVVKYASKHQEKLKDLILVNPPLTNEHVKLPSTLSVFSNFLLGEIFSQDPLRASDKTLTSCGPYKMKEEDMMVYRRPYLTSGSSGFALNALSRTMKKDLKGYVEEMRKTLSTNSWKVRTTVCWGQRDRWLNYDGVKEYCKGAKHELVELPSAGHHAQEDCGEELGGIIAQLIRKRGLNIST